Below is a genomic region from Seriola aureovittata isolate HTS-2021-v1 ecotype China chromosome 23, ASM2101889v1, whole genome shotgun sequence.
CTGGTGGCAGTGTACTCAACATTAGGCTCCAGCTGTCTCTCTGATACAGACCCTCTGCTCTTTCTGGCTCTCTTATGGAAACCCAGCGCTGCATAGGTCACATCAGCAGAGCTTGGATTCTGTAAATGACAATATATAGTCACTAATGTCACACAGCTGAGTATGTGGGAAAATGTAAGACCAGACAACATCTAAACTAGACTTTGATCTTAATCTAAGGTTACATTGTGATTACCTGGCTGTGTTGTGGATTGTGTCCCTCTTCCTTTAAATCTGAATGACAGAAACGGCACATCTGGTCAGTGCACTGATCGAAAATGTTGCTGTTCATACTTTCTTGGTAAACAGGaagttttgtatttgtaaagtCGTGCACTTGCAccataaaaaacacatacaagtaCCTGTGTGAAGTTTCCTGATTTTGAGACCCAGAACAATGACGATGATAATGAGGAAAATAACCAGAGCACTCAGGATCGCACTCGTCAGAGTTGCTAGTTCAACAGACTCTTCTACAAGAAAGATgaatacattttactttttgtatCATACACTGCCTGAGATCAGCGAGTACAGAAGGCACATAACTGTTTCTTTCCaaccaaaacacagacaaaacatcaacaaTCTTACCTTGAACCTTTAAGTACGTTGCACTGACAATTATTGACCAATTGTTCCAGTAAGATCCACAGAAATAGAGTCCAGAGTCGGATGAATCCACTTGTTTGATCTGGAGAAAGAGGGTAGTGATGTTGGACGTCATGTTAAACTTTCCATTTTGAAATCCATCACAGAACGTAACATTGCCATCAGAGGTGAACATGGAGGAGATGCAGGTGGCATTGGGTCTGTTGTCCAGTCTGAACCAGAATATGTGACTGGTAGAACTGGTGAAGTTGGTACACATCAGTGTGACTTCTTCACCAGACTGGACCTCCACAGTGTGAAActcagagacggagacagagctccagcctgaaacaaacagaaagtatTTTATTCACAAAGCTGTAATTCAACAGGAACCAAGTTAATCATGTTATTAATAAACAGTTTCTAAGTTTGTGTTCCATCAGATTACTGAAGTAACGGTTAGCAATGGTTgtaaagagaaaaagtaaagtaGTGCTTACTGCAGGTGAAGAGTAAAGCTGTTACCAAGTTAAAGGTCATTGTTGTGTGTACAGTAGGACTGCACTACTTCAATGTTGGTGACTGAACTATTCATATACTCCAGTGAGAGTGGTGTCAGCGTAAAGAGGCGGGATGTTCTTCTGTTGATCTGGTCGCTCAGAACGACAATAGAAATGCTTTCTGGAAAATGGCtgcaaaaatgttaaactaatATATAAACTGCTGCAGTTGATCCAAATAATGATCAACAAAATTAGCTTGTGCAGTGATGCTAATGTTAATGGTAAACTTTACAATAAGCTGCTAcagtaataacattttaaatcttacCTGGACAGTGATAATTACTGGATTAATGTTTGAAGCGTCAGTAAGTTCAAATGCAAATTTCACAGTGGAGCTGGATGGGACCTACACCTGCTGCAGCTTTCAAGCTTTTTGACATACCTTGAAAAATGTGCAGCCTTTAAGTGGAGTAAATTTGTTGGTTTGAGGCTGGGCAAGTGTCACAATGCTACAACAATGTAGTGATGCAAGTTTGTAAAGTGTGACTTGTGATGAGGGGAGCAGTGACGGGGTTGAGAGTGCTGTACCACTGACAGGATGCTCATTGATCTACAGGTGTTTAGCAGACGTTCAAACTGACTAAAAACTGAGTCTCCACTCTGTGACtgaatcagtcaatcaatctgATTGTAGCAGTGGAGCTCCTCACTGGTGACTGAAAGCTGTCAGCCCAGCTTTGTTTCATAGCACCTTACCTCCTCATTAAAagtttattataattaaaaccacaaacaattGTAATCTGATGGTTCTGTTGTGAATAACAGGCTTCTGAGCATTATGTTAGTATGGGCAAGTTTTATTCGTCACTGGTTGGATTAACAACTGACTTAACGAGGACTTACCACTCAACTGAGTGTGAATCAGTGCTGAGCATCAGGCTGCataaatgatgatgtatttACTTACTGAACTATGTACTGAAGTGCATTTGAACGTTGCTGTGACCACTTAGGTCGAAAAATGAACCTCACACTCAGTGAGGGAATCTTTTGAAATGTaagtattttattaatttctttatttgataGAGACAGTGCATGTTAATGAACATAGgtacaaaaacaatgtaaacataCATCCGACGTCCCTAGGCAGGTAACATAAAGCAAAATACACAACTACAAACaaactatacaaataaaaagacacatacaTTTTGCTGCATACTGAGTTTAAAGTGATCACTGATCTGGTTCGATTTAAGCCGATGTTTGAGACGTGTGTTAAAGGTGGGAAATGTAGGACATACAGGCAAAGTCAGCAAagtgaagcaggaggaggatgtattataacctctggTCTTCTAAAGGCAGcgatggccaaagctcttgtcaagtaaccagagaaaacttacaaatagcccctttaatgaTACAGATAGTGACACAGACGGTTCTGTTTGTCACCACAGTGGAATACTAGGTCGGTAGATGGGACCAAATGCTCAACTACAAATGTACTTTTCCTCATAGATTTACCAGATccttacacacacttactttGACATCACCATTAAAATATGCAGTTACTAGTTTgtgctatgtgttttttttttttcaaatgaacagAAGTTGAAATGAAAGTCAGCCAGTGTTCACAAGctaatttcacacttttttcttgCAAAACATGGCATTAACGGGCCTCGCGATTTTCACCTTAGCTGTTCTCAGACCACACTGAgctgtctcttcctgtcacaCATGTGATGTGTCTCCTTCAGCGCTGCAGACTCTGCTCTGTCTGGCTCTTCCTCCATCAAACACTTGTTGTACTCTTTAGACAACATCAATAAAACAGAGTTAAGCTGAGAAACAGAGTGGGATGATGCAAAAATGATCACACTTCTTTTATAAATGAAGAATCTATCACAAaactaaattgtttttttttgttttttgacaaaatgatgcagctcctgctccagcATGAGGTGTAGCTACATTAGGTCCTTGTGTCTATTTGCTAGCGGCATACATAACATGAGACTCCACTTCTCTCACTGATGCAGGCCTCCTGCTTCTTATTGTTTTTGAACACAAACTCAGTGCAGCATCTTTCGGGTCACCAGAGTCCAGATTCTGTCAATAAAAGTatttacagtcacacatcttACACAGCTGAGGTGCTGAGGTGAAATAAAGTCATTCACTGATAAATTACCAAAGTAATTCCATCACAAAACCTTCAAATTGACTTTaaccttaaaggtcccatattgtataaaggtagatgtccatgtgttgttcgattataaagcaggtctaggttctatattaatactgtggaagtatcaaagcctcagtccacagagaaatgaacagcctgtattcagacactgagcctcagaagagagactcaCCGACCTTTTGTAGCTAGAGCTCtagagagaagtctgagaggagatgtaaaacctTTTAGTTCTCAAAACCACAGATATATCTTCTGATGAATATCAAgacttcaaacaaaacatcagaaacgtgtaaaatatgggacctttaatctTAACTCTATTTTAAAATTAGATTCACCTCACTCCGTTGTAGATTCTGTTCTTGATTTTCAGctacaagataaaaacaataaatctcaattaaataattatcacttaaaaaacatttccattaaTAGACTGGAAGctttagatttgtttttcatattgaaCAACTTAAACTGTTTTCAGCAAGTACCTGTCTGAAGTTTGCTGACTGTGACAGCTATACCGGTGGCAGCTATGATGAGGGAAAGAGTCACAGCGCCCAGAATCACACTTGTTGTTGCATGAGGATTTTCTacaagaaatatttttaaattagacTTTCTCTACAGAACTTTATCTCCAGTGGCTTAAGATCTGACTCATATATAAATAGACATTTGGGAATGTTATTTGTTGGAGACAGCTCTTCCTTAAATACAACAGTGACAATGAAATTTGACTGAGGGTAGCGATATATAGACTAATGATAAATATAATCTGCAATCTGTTATAATCTGTTGTTACCATAGTCCTTACTTTGCCAATGGCAGAAATGACTTTACAGAAGTCTTACCTTGAACCTTTAAGTACGTTGCACTGACAATTATTGACCAATTGTTCCAGTAAGATCCACAGAAATAGAGTCCAGAGTCGGATGAATCCACTTGTTTGATCTGGAGAAAGAGGGTAGTGATGTTGGACGTCATGTTAAACTTTCCATTTTGAAATCCATCACAGAACGTAGCATTGCCATCAGAGGTGAACATGGAGCAGATGCAGGTGGCATTGGGTCTGTTGTCCAGTCTGAACCAGAATATGTGACTGGTAGAACTGGTGAAGTTGGTGCACATCAGTGTGACTTCTTCACCAGACTGGACCTCCACAGTGTGAAActcagagacggagacagagatccagcctgaaacagaaacatataaCACTCGTAATTTAACAGGAACTAAACTATATAcattcattaaatcattaaGAAGGAATGTGTATGTTTCAGTGCCGTTGCTGTTTTGAAGAGAcgttaaaaaatgtgttttattaaaaacaatggGTCTGACAAACTTACAGAATAAAGCTGTTAACATGGCGAGGTCCATCATAATGTGTAGAGTAAGACTGCAGCACTGAACTGTTCTCCAGTAAGAGCGGTCTCAGGGTTAAAAGgcaggtttttctttctcctcgcTCACACTAACAACGTAAATACCTTGAgcaatgtgaaatgtgaaagcCACAAAGTTCaaccaacagacacaacaagagATTTAGTTGTGATGAGAAAGTAAACCacataattcaaataattagaaaaataaacaattgcGTGAGGTCATTTCATATTAAGTTTCCATGTAAAGAATGTTCATAAGATGTATCGGGGCTTTAATATGAGACGGTCAGACTGAAAAGATTCAAATAACCATGATCGTCATCATAAAAATCACTACCAGACAGCTGATATAATGCTTCCATAACaggctgtgcgtgtgtgtgtgtgtgtgtgtgtgtgtgtgtgtgtgtgtgtgtgtgtgtgtgtgtgtgtgtatgtgtacgtgtgtgtgtcagtctcaGGATTAGAGATAATAGTCTATATGTTTAAAGTGCTTTATGTTGattttcacatcaaacacactggAAAACAAACTGGCTCAGGTAGAAATAGGTGGGCTTGCTGTCTTAGTTGGATTAGAGTTCAACATGAAGCTTGTCCCTGCAGTCAGTGGAGAGAGACACTGGTCCAGGATGTGTCAGCTCTGGTACTGGGATACCAGGGGTACTCCAGGGTAAGTCCAAACCTGTTTTGTCTTCTTCGCTTGCTAGCTGCTATATTTGGGACCCGACTGGATTTTTTTGGacacatgggtgtgtgtgtgtgtgtgtgtgtgtgtgtgtgtgtgtgtgtgtgtgtgtgtgtgtgtgtgtgtgtgtgtgtgtgtgtgtgcgtgtgtgtgtgtgtgtgtgtgtgtgtgtgtgtgtgtgtgtttgtgtgtgtgtcaacgtGGGACTTTAGTTTTTTGTGagtatagttgtgtgtgtggtgactgGCCTATGTTTTGTGGACTGCTACACTCTGTGTGTCTTCTTAAACCAAAGTGTCTCATTTTTGTTCCTACTCATTAAATACAACAGATGTGACGTGTAAGTGTGAAACTGTTGAGCTGTTGGAAAGTGTCGTTATagtaatgtgattttttttaagtaatgagtaactgacatttttggctggaccacatcaGCCCTAAAAACGCGAATGattgtgactgactgactgactactAGCAACAAGACCTCCAACTTGAAAAACCAGATAAGTCATTTTTCTCAgccctctgatatgacccacAGGAGTGTCTCAGGAGTGTCAGCAACAGGCGTACCggacctcagttgtcatggttactgtAATAAACACGCAGACTGTGCCGAGAGTGGCGTATCTActtttgtcaccatggttactataataacggtcaaGGCTTCTTTAGGcttaggcacaaaaacttcttggttaggtttaggaaaggatttgggttaaaataagtattgggttagggttagaaacCTGAAACCTACGGAGAATGCATATAGTCTATGAAGCGGTTAAGTAGTCCTTGTTAAGTAACCTGCAGTAGCATTGAGAAGACAGTGAACTGTCACAGTGTAGATGGATGGGACCTGCACCTGTTATAGTTTTGCCGTAGTGTGTCGTGTTAAATCTCTACAGCTTGGAGCAGAGTGAACGGTTTCATATGAGGCTGTGTAAGTGTCACCTTGCTTCAGGCGTGTTTTCACAAGTTCATACACGTTAATACACATTGTGAAGATAAACTAGCGGTGTGAGTTTGTCAGAAGTGTGAAGCTGCACATAGATATCTCACTAATGCACACAGTGCTGCTTGTAACCACAGTGCACCGTGGAACTCTGGGTATATGTGAGTGTGCAACCATCAATTCAACAATCATTCTTCTTTGGgtaaattttagtttttaattcaGACATGTAGCACATTAATATCACAGTTAAAATATCCAGTTTTTACATTGATGTTTTGCCACGGTGTTTATACAAATGTGGAACTTGATCACTGCGTCTATTTGACAGGGGAAAGTCACCCATGATTCACTGCTTCATTTCTGACTTCATTCATACAGAACTGTGACTCCACAGGCCtcctgattttcattttggtcTAGCTCAGACTAGAGATGTTCCGATACCGTTTTTTCCTTCCCAATATCGAAACCTAAATTTACCATAACGGCTGTATGGCACTGATTGCTGTCATTGTTGAATgcaatataataattttttgtaATGTCTAATTTGAGTAAATAAATTTATAAATGTAGGCATAGATAACAATTCCTACAATAGTTGTCCTAACACTAGTGCTGCCCctattaaaagaaattaaagctTTGTATACTGCACATGTTGCCCTCTTACTGAGACAGTTTGACTCTTATCAGAATATTGAATAAGCGTTATCATTACACATCTGTCCCGTATGTATAGGCTAGTCGAGAACTAACCATGTTATCACCCATAACACTGTTACTTTTGCTAACCGACAACGGTATCGGAACAACTCTAGCTCAGCCTGCACTGTGCTGTCTCAGTAATTTaggaagacagagtgagagagagacatgagaagaaaagcacagaaacaTGATAAAAGAATCAGATCCACTCTGAGTCTATCTGCTGGCACAGTAAAAAACACGAGtctccacttctctctctggTGCAGGCCTCCCGTTTCTCATTGTTCGTGAATACACACTCAGTGCTGCATCGTTCACTTTCGAGTCCAGACTCTGTCAATAAGAGTCCACACAGTTACACAGGCCAAAAAATTCATAATCACGTCGACATTCTCCCActtttaaaggggctatttgtaagttttctctgctgccaaacgtggtttcttgccaggagcgggtggtggtgattgttgtctttataatacaagaggctATAATAAGCCCTCTGAACAGCGCTTCGTCTTCAGAGTAGATACAGTGAGTTGCTActggaaagtgacaagacgggccggggctagctggttagcgtgctaacttcagtagaagaaaagatgtgatatgATGTGAgctaacattggtgttgctttccaccgctggtgACAGCTCTTGGTGAATAAAGTactgaagtttgatgctgaactcatgtttcttctagactgataagtaaacaactgttaatgctaacactgactatgtagaaaaagcaaaacttacaaatagctcctttaatgtatTAAATCATGACGATAAATGATAACTCTTGTTTTACCTTACATCGCTGTGGTTCCTCAATGGCAGCTGAATTTAAGAAAGAATGCATCTCATCAGTTCATTTTCCTTAATGTTTGATGTTATTACATTTTGGCCAAAagtagttttgtagtttttcatCACGCTGACACACATTATTGCAGaatgtataaaaacaataatctgTAAATCAAACATGCAGCAATTTTTGTTAAGTACCTGCCCAAGGTTTCGTGAATTTAAGAACAAGGCCGATGATGATCACAAGGAAACCAGTCAGAACACCCAGGATCACGTTCATCAGCTTGGTTACTCCTTCAGCCTCtgggaaaagaaaagtaatataACATGCTTCTATTTTTCCTTTACTGGCATGAGAACTTGTAAACTTTACTTTGAGACTTCCTGTCAGTGTCATCATGAGATTCATGTTTTCAACAAACTAAAatgaatgtcattttattgaattgGATAGAGGGATGGATACCACCGGATTTTATAATAATCttaccttcacacacacttaaaaattGATCTTACTCTTCTACAAGAAAGTATCATGTAATTTGACTAAAATTTGACTAAAGCCATAGGTCAAAAAACCGGTCTTGATGTAAACACAAGACCTGGGTGAACCCACTAATGTTCAACGCTTCCCCTGCTGTAACACCTCAGACCACAAACACTGGCTAACACTTGTCCAGCATGGTGCTTGCCGCTACGCTGTGTGTGAGGATgacagagtgagctgcagccattaaataaaaaaaaaaaaacacacacaattacagaTCGAAGTGTCTCCCATGGAGGCCCTGACAGTTTGACAGGAGCACCAACCCGGGGATGAGATACGACAGatgcctttttctctttctctctcgtttCACTCTCTCCcctgtgtctgcgtgtgtgctctgtaactgcatgtgat
It encodes:
- the LOC130164639 gene encoding uncharacterized protein LOC130164639 isoform X1 gives rise to the protein MTFNLVTALLFTCSWSSVSVSEFHTVEVQSGEEVTLMCTNFTSSTSHIFWFRLDNRPNATCISSMFTSDGNVTFCDGFQNGKFNMTSNITTLFLQIKQVDSSDSGLYFCGSYWNNWSIIVSATYLKVQEESVELATLTSAILSALVIFLIIIVIVLGLKIRKLHTGTYLKEEGHNPQHSQNPSSADVTYAALGFHKRARKSRGSVSERQLEPNVEYTATR
- the LOC130164639 gene encoding uncharacterized protein LOC130164639 isoform X2, which gives rise to MTFNLVTALLFTCSWSSVSVSEFHTVEVQSGEEVTLMCTNFTSSTSHIFWFRLDNRPNATCISSMFTSDGNVTFCDGFQNGKFNMTSNITTLFLQIKQVDSSDSGLYFCGSYWNNWSIIVSATYLKVQEESVELATLTSAILSALVIFLIIIVIVLGLKIRKLHTDLKEEGHNPQHSQNPSSADVTYAALGFHKRARKSRGSVSERQLEPNVEYTATR